One genomic window of Actinoplanes lobatus includes the following:
- a CDS encoding GGDEF domain-containing protein produces the protein MPIQLRDLHGAARAVACLMLAAAPYNLITGVLMKLGDPLPQLITLGVTSAVAFVIGMVCLNLPERMPALFWPVVPFLGIAVVTGLNVATEDATLGPQLFYLWPLLYAASFLGRTLTGLVIAAISAGHALIAFQFTDGAHALNDWIAMTVAMSMTAIVVAGLRERNDRLRDVLENQATSDPLTGAANRRAFDAEIGRAVTRARPEDPLALVMIDVDHFKTINDTWGHAIGDQALCAVADALRDAADDRGHMVARLGGDEFAVLLRAAPYGALRYAEQVRTRVSGATGLPCGPPRLSIGIAVAPDHAAGPDDLQRVADAALYRAKEGGRGRSMMATPARLAA, from the coding sequence TTGCCCATTCAGCTGCGTGACCTGCACGGCGCCGCCCGTGCCGTCGCCTGTCTGATGCTGGCGGCCGCGCCGTACAACCTGATCACCGGCGTCCTCATGAAGCTCGGCGATCCGCTGCCCCAGCTGATCACGCTCGGTGTCACCTCGGCCGTCGCCTTCGTGATCGGCATGGTCTGCCTGAACCTCCCGGAGCGCATGCCCGCCCTCTTCTGGCCGGTCGTGCCGTTCCTCGGGATCGCCGTGGTCACCGGGCTGAACGTCGCCACCGAGGACGCCACCCTGGGCCCGCAACTGTTCTACCTGTGGCCGCTGCTCTACGCCGCGTCGTTCCTCGGCCGCACCCTCACCGGCCTCGTCATCGCGGCGATCTCCGCCGGGCACGCCCTCATCGCCTTCCAATTCACCGACGGCGCCCACGCGCTCAACGACTGGATCGCCATGACCGTCGCCATGTCGATGACCGCGATCGTCGTGGCCGGCCTTCGCGAACGCAACGACCGGCTCCGTGACGTCCTGGAGAACCAGGCCACCTCCGACCCGCTCACCGGCGCCGCCAACCGGCGCGCCTTCGACGCCGAGATCGGCCGTGCCGTCACCCGGGCCCGGCCGGAAGACCCCCTCGCCCTCGTGATGATCGACGTCGACCACTTCAAGACGATCAACGACACGTGGGGGCACGCCATCGGGGACCAGGCACTATGTGCCGTCGCAGACGCCCTGCGGGACGCCGCCGACGACCGTGGGCACATGGTGGCCCGGCTCGGCGGGGACGAGTTCGCCGTCCTCCTCCGGGCCGCCCCGTACGGTGCGCTCCGATACGCCGAGCAGGTTCGTACCCGGGTGTCCGGCGCCACCGGCCTGCCGTGCGGGCCGCCCCGGCTCAGCATCGGCATCGCCGTCGCCCCCGACCACGCCGCCGGCCCCGACGACCTCCAGCGGGTCGCCGACGCCGCCCTCTACCGGGCCAAGGAAGGCGGGCGCGGGCGCAGCATGATGGCCACCCCGGCCCGCCTGGCGGCCTGA
- a CDS encoding ABC transporter permease, whose product MRLAEAWRVALDALRANRLRSLLTMLGVVIGVAAVVALVAIGTGTKEQIERQVEGLGSNLLLVVPGRIEAGSAPTSSPLTLDDIDAINRVVGDRTRVAVTIASGETVRAGSRTRFSSMQGVLETTPTVFVRRLDRGSYLTRTDVSTGRRVAVLGAGTARDLFGDRDPIGRQITIGGVRFRVIGVFEPLGQSLGVDRDGEVHVPVTAAQRLLGTERIDGIAIRAPDRERIGELSDAVVATLAERHPDTDFSAVTQEQILGVLGDILGVLTGVLAAIAGISLLVGGVGVSNIMLVSVRERTKEIGLRKAVGARPRDIGVQFLLEAVLLTTTGGVLGMLLGGSAALLVDRLSPVPAALTWWSMALAFGVSAAVGIIFGVVPAQRAGRLDPVVALRTE is encoded by the coding sequence GTGCGACTCGCTGAGGCGTGGCGGGTCGCCCTCGACGCGCTGCGCGCCAACCGGCTGCGCAGCCTGCTCACCATGCTCGGCGTGGTCATCGGGGTGGCCGCCGTCGTCGCCCTGGTCGCCATCGGCACCGGCACCAAGGAACAGATCGAGCGCCAGGTCGAAGGGCTCGGCTCCAACCTGCTGCTGGTCGTGCCCGGCCGGATCGAGGCGGGCTCGGCGCCCACGTCCTCGCCGCTCACCCTCGACGACATCGACGCGATCAACCGGGTGGTCGGCGATCGGACGCGGGTCGCGGTCACCATCGCCTCCGGCGAGACGGTACGCGCCGGCTCGCGCACCCGCTTCTCCAGCATGCAGGGCGTCCTCGAGACCACGCCGACCGTCTTCGTCCGCCGCCTCGACCGGGGCAGCTACCTGACCAGGACCGATGTGAGCACCGGCCGCCGGGTCGCGGTGCTCGGCGCCGGGACGGCCCGGGACCTGTTCGGCGACCGGGACCCGATCGGCCGGCAGATCACCATCGGCGGGGTCCGGTTCCGGGTGATCGGGGTGTTCGAGCCGCTCGGGCAGAGCCTCGGCGTCGACCGGGACGGCGAGGTGCACGTACCGGTCACCGCCGCGCAGCGCCTGCTCGGCACCGAACGCATCGACGGCATCGCGATCCGCGCCCCCGACCGGGAACGCATCGGCGAACTCTCCGACGCCGTCGTCGCGACACTCGCCGAACGGCACCCGGACACCGACTTCTCCGCGGTCACCCAGGAGCAGATCCTCGGCGTGCTCGGCGACATCCTCGGAGTGCTCACCGGGGTGCTCGCCGCCATCGCCGGGATCAGCCTGCTCGTCGGCGGCGTCGGCGTCTCCAACATCATGCTCGTCTCGGTGCGCGAGCGGACGAAGGAGATCGGCCTGCGCAAGGCGGTCGGCGCCCGGCCCCGCGACATCGGCGTCCAGTTCCTCCTCGAAGCGGTGCTGCTCACCACCACCGGCGGCGTGCTCGGCATGCTGCTGGGCGGCTCCGCGGCCCTGCTCGTCGACCGGCTCAGCCCGGTCCCGGCCGCCCTGACCTGGTGGTCCATGGCACTGGCCTTCGGGGTTTCGGCCGCCGTCGGGATCATCTTCGGGGTGGTGCCGGCGCAGCGGGCCGGCCGGCTCGACCCGGTCGTCGCCCTGCGTACCGAATAA
- a CDS encoding ABC transporter ATP-binding protein — MTTPAIVAQDVSRTYQLDGLSVPALRGVSLTVEPGDYVAIVGTSGSGKSTLMHLLGGLDRPTGGTLLIGGRDVARLTPNELAELRNTTIGFVFQSFHLLARTTAQDNVGLPLVYRGIGRRERRDRAAAMLERVGLAHRITHRPNQMSGGEQQRVAIARALVTGPSVLLADEPTGNLDSATGQSVLALLESLNDDGVAIVLVTHDREVAARARRQIVMKDGLISATR, encoded by the coding sequence GTGACCACCCCGGCCATCGTCGCCCAGGACGTGAGCCGCACCTACCAGCTCGACGGCCTGTCGGTGCCGGCGCTGCGCGGCGTGTCCCTCACCGTCGAACCCGGCGACTACGTGGCCATCGTCGGCACCTCCGGCTCCGGCAAGTCGACACTCATGCACCTGCTCGGCGGCCTGGACCGGCCCACCGGCGGCACCCTGCTGATCGGCGGCCGCGACGTCGCCCGGCTCACCCCCAACGAGCTCGCCGAACTGCGCAACACCACGATCGGGTTCGTCTTCCAGTCGTTCCACCTGCTCGCCCGTACCACCGCCCAGGACAACGTCGGCCTGCCGCTGGTCTACCGCGGCATCGGCCGGCGCGAACGCCGGGACCGCGCCGCCGCCATGCTCGAACGCGTCGGCCTCGCCCACCGGATCACCCACCGGCCCAACCAGATGTCCGGCGGGGAACAGCAGCGCGTCGCCATCGCCCGGGCCCTGGTCACCGGGCCGTCGGTGCTGCTCGCCGACGAACCCACCGGCAACCTCGACTCGGCCACCGGCCAGTCCGTCCTCGCCCTGCTCGAATCGCTCAACGACGACGGCGTGGCGATCGTGCTGGTCACCCACGACCGGGAGGTCGCGGCCCGGGCCCGGCGGCAGATCGTGATGAAGGACGGGCTGATCAGTGCGACTCGCTGA
- a CDS encoding efflux RND transporter periplasmic adaptor subunit, with protein MSLGVLLLSQTGAACDNEASAVRLGSAEVGTVDEIVEAPGTVTARTAATLTAPAAGTLRELLAEPGERVAKGDVLAVIDSPELERRRDAAREALDQAPSGGSVPVGGTAEFTAVRKRTDRQAAAAFEQARDAAGQIADPGVRAALLRQVDAAENQYETASAASAAALRSVQRGVASLGRAMGSLAAAQRMQAEQAYQLADAAVDALTLKAPVAGVVQYGGPPPAGGSGSLAGLLESGQVPQTTGTVSSGVDAAVPEGGYVAAGTPVITVVDTGRLGLSAEVDETDVLLVEDGVEAEVELDAAPGARYPATVRAVDLLPTTSARGGVSYRVRLELAEGRYPDSGETAPVPRPGMSAVIRLKVRQAAGAVTVPASAVVAADGRDTVWTVRDGRYTAVPVRLGVQGEDVVQVLSGVRAGERVVIAGADQVSAGDEVP; from the coding sequence ATGTCTCTCGGTGTCCTGCTCCTGTCGCAGACCGGCGCCGCCTGCGACAACGAGGCGAGCGCCGTCCGGCTGGGGTCCGCCGAGGTCGGGACGGTCGACGAGATCGTCGAGGCCCCCGGGACGGTGACCGCCCGGACCGCCGCGACGCTGACCGCCCCGGCCGCCGGCACGCTGCGTGAGCTGCTCGCCGAGCCGGGGGAGCGGGTGGCGAAGGGCGACGTGCTCGCCGTCATCGACTCGCCGGAGCTGGAGCGGCGGCGGGACGCGGCGCGGGAGGCCCTCGACCAGGCGCCGTCCGGAGGGAGCGTCCCGGTCGGCGGCACCGCGGAGTTCACGGCCGTGCGGAAACGGACCGACAGGCAGGCGGCGGCCGCGTTCGAGCAGGCCCGGGACGCGGCCGGGCAGATCGCGGACCCGGGGGTGCGTGCGGCGCTGCTGCGGCAGGTGGACGCCGCCGAGAACCAGTACGAGACGGCGTCGGCCGCCTCGGCCGCGGCGCTGCGATCCGTGCAGCGCGGTGTGGCGTCGCTCGGGCGGGCCATGGGCTCGCTCGCCGCGGCGCAGCGGATGCAGGCTGAGCAGGCGTACCAGCTGGCCGACGCGGCCGTCGACGCCCTCACTCTGAAAGCCCCGGTCGCCGGGGTCGTCCAGTACGGCGGGCCACCCCCGGCCGGCGGCAGCGGCTCCCTGGCCGGGCTGCTGGAGAGCGGCCAGGTCCCGCAGACCACCGGGACCGTGTCGTCCGGTGTGGACGCAGCCGTGCCGGAGGGCGGCTACGTGGCCGCCGGCACCCCTGTGATCACCGTGGTCGACACCGGCCGGCTCGGGCTCTCCGCCGAGGTCGACGAGACCGACGTGCTGCTGGTCGAGGACGGCGTCGAGGCGGAGGTGGAGCTCGACGCCGCGCCCGGCGCCCGCTACCCGGCCACCGTCCGCGCCGTCGACCTGCTGCCCACCACCTCGGCCCGCGGCGGCGTCTCCTACCGGGTCCGCCTGGAACTCGCCGAGGGCCGGTACCCGGACAGCGGCGAGACCGCGCCCGTCCCACGCCCCGGGATGAGCGCCGTGATCCGTCTCAAGGTGCGGCAGGCGGCCGGAGCGGTCACCGTGCCCGCCTCGGCGGTGGTCGCCGCCGACGGCCGGGACACCGTCTGGACGGTGCGCGACGGGAGGTACACCGCCGTCCCGGTGCGGCTCGGCGTCCAGGGCGAGGACGTCGTGCAGGTCCTGTCCGGCGTCCGCGCGGGGGAGCGGGTGGTGATCGCCGGCGCCGACCAGGTGAGCGCCGGGGACGAGGTGCCGTGA
- a CDS encoding AAA family ATPase, which yields MTAPIGHPVEGLRPPDEGPGEQVRPTRKRLPFWDRIKFLLLFVVVWFALVWAAMADNPILPFEDAMRELAATGKGITVVVLFGIEVLRQIHFLISEHSAGYHRLWTKGIFGGFERLTHRMFSDWTRFRLVRIFKWLLFIGLVSLVLASVLDTSPALALFELPALLWAAAPMFLQVIFILFIAVGQFVAIFWFLSRGGVEVYYPDDVKTRFTDVWGQDHVLERVKENIVYLENPEAIEAKGGYVPGGILLWGPPGTGKTLMAEAVAGETGKPYVFVDPGAFINMFFGVGVLKVKSLFRKLRKLALRYGGVIVFLDEADSLGNRGALAQGGPGFPRGGMTPAPFADGCQGFTYLSGDSRLLLTREAMRHDLPETRKTKMMYGGGMGGGGGMGTLEALLTELSGLKKPRGFINRHVRRALGMRPKPPPKYRILVMMATNLPEALDEALLRPGRIDRIYKVGYPTKAGRVRTYQGYLDKVQHELTEEQIDKLATITPYATGATIKDTVNEALITAIRHGRDTITWRDIIRAKQLKELGPAENVEYIERERHAVAVHEACHAVIAYRTRHHLEIDIATIEKGSGYLGMVASIPPEDQFTTWRSHYESDIYVSLASLAGERMFFDGDSSSGVSGDLESATAVATHMEGVWGMGSTVSSYSYSSRLGTGTPGGPGKGEKPEISARRALADRIEDNLGEMLRRTAALLEENRREVLALAHALETHKTLTGEDVIAVLEGRPGPLIDGSVYADAEFIAELEEYHRAALAAHRDHGGVPVALPSRPGAEPVPEPIAVPEPAPVPATTVAPGAAPDPSIWRRPEPPSTNGAAPEPGSPDGAAPAASDPVDGAAPENGAAPPPPVNGAIPTQRDPDRADP from the coding sequence ATGACCGCTCCCATCGGCCACCCGGTCGAAGGCCTGCGCCCACCGGACGAGGGCCCCGGCGAACAGGTCCGCCCCACCCGCAAGCGGCTGCCGTTCTGGGACCGGATCAAGTTCCTGCTGCTCTTCGTCGTGGTGTGGTTCGCCCTGGTCTGGGCCGCGATGGCGGACAACCCGATCCTGCCGTTCGAGGACGCGATGCGCGAGCTCGCGGCCACCGGCAAGGGCATCACCGTGGTGGTGCTGTTCGGCATCGAGGTGCTGCGCCAGATCCACTTCCTGATCAGTGAGCACTCGGCCGGCTACCACCGGCTGTGGACCAAGGGCATCTTCGGCGGCTTCGAGCGGCTCACCCACCGGATGTTCTCCGACTGGACCCGCTTCCGGCTGGTCCGCATCTTCAAGTGGCTGCTCTTCATCGGCCTGGTGTCGCTGGTGCTCGCGTCCGTGCTGGACACCTCGCCGGCCCTCGCCCTCTTCGAGCTGCCCGCCCTGCTGTGGGCCGCCGCGCCGATGTTCCTCCAGGTCATCTTCATCCTGTTCATCGCGGTCGGCCAGTTCGTCGCGATCTTCTGGTTCCTGTCCCGGGGCGGCGTCGAGGTCTACTACCCGGACGACGTGAAGACCCGGTTCACCGACGTGTGGGGCCAGGACCACGTGCTGGAGCGCGTCAAGGAGAACATCGTCTACCTGGAGAACCCGGAGGCCATCGAGGCCAAGGGCGGGTACGTTCCCGGCGGCATCCTGCTCTGGGGCCCGCCCGGCACCGGCAAGACGCTGATGGCCGAGGCGGTGGCGGGCGAGACCGGCAAGCCGTACGTGTTCGTCGACCCGGGCGCCTTCATCAACATGTTCTTCGGCGTCGGCGTGCTCAAGGTCAAGTCGCTCTTCCGCAAGCTGCGCAAACTCGCGCTCCGCTACGGCGGCGTGATCGTCTTCCTCGACGAGGCCGACTCGCTCGGCAACCGCGGCGCCCTCGCCCAGGGCGGGCCCGGCTTCCCGCGCGGCGGCATGACCCCCGCGCCGTTCGCCGACGGCTGCCAGGGCTTCACCTACCTGTCCGGCGACTCGCGGCTGCTGCTCACCCGCGAGGCCATGCGGCACGACCTCCCCGAAACCCGCAAAACCAAGATGATGTACGGCGGGGGCATGGGCGGTGGCGGCGGCATGGGCACGCTGGAAGCCCTGCTCACCGAGTTGTCCGGGCTGAAGAAGCCGCGCGGCTTCATCAACCGGCACGTCCGCCGGGCGCTCGGCATGCGGCCCAAGCCGCCGCCCAAGTACCGGATCCTCGTCATGATGGCCACCAACCTGCCCGAGGCCCTCGACGAGGCGCTGCTGCGGCCCGGCCGGATCGACCGCATCTACAAGGTCGGCTACCCCACCAAGGCCGGGCGGGTGCGCACCTATCAGGGCTATCTGGACAAGGTGCAGCACGAGCTGACCGAGGAGCAGATCGACAAACTGGCCACGATCACCCCGTACGCGACCGGCGCCACCATCAAGGACACCGTCAACGAGGCGCTGATCACCGCCATCCGCCACGGCCGGGACACCATCACCTGGCGGGACATCATCCGCGCCAAACAGCTCAAGGAACTCGGCCCGGCGGAGAACGTCGAGTACATCGAACGGGAACGGCACGCCGTCGCGGTGCACGAGGCCTGTCACGCCGTCATCGCCTACCGCACCCGGCACCACCTCGAGATCGACATCGCGACCATCGAGAAGGGCAGCGGCTACCTCGGCATGGTCGCCAGCATCCCGCCGGAGGACCAGTTCACCACCTGGCGCAGCCACTACGAGTCGGACATCTACGTGTCGCTCGCCTCCCTCGCCGGGGAACGCATGTTCTTCGACGGCGACAGCTCCTCCGGCGTCTCCGGCGACCTCGAGTCGGCGACCGCGGTGGCCACCCACATGGAGGGCGTCTGGGGCATGGGCTCCACCGTGTCGTCGTACTCCTACTCCAGCCGCCTCGGCACCGGCACCCCCGGCGGTCCCGGCAAGGGCGAGAAGCCCGAGATCAGCGCCCGCCGCGCGCTGGCCGACCGGATCGAGGACAACCTCGGCGAGATGCTGCGGCGCACCGCCGCGCTGCTCGAGGAGAACCGGCGGGAGGTGCTCGCCCTGGCGCACGCCCTGGAGACGCACAAGACCCTCACCGGCGAGGACGTCATCGCCGTCCTGGAGGGCCGGCCGGGCCCGCTGATCGACGGTTCGGTCTACGCCGACGCCGAGTTCATCGCCGAGCTGGAGGAGTACCACCGGGCCGCGCTCGCCGCGCACCGCGACCACGGCGGGGTCCCCGTCGCGTTGCCGTCCCGGCCGGGCGCCGAACCCGTCCCGGAGCCGATCGCCGTCCCGGAACCCGCCCCGGTCCCGGCCACCACCGTCGCGCCCGGCGCCGCCCCGGACCCGTCCATCTGGCGCCGCCCCGAACCGCCCTCCACCAACGGCGCCGCCCCGGAGCCCGGCTCCCCGGACGGCGCGGCCCCGGCGGCCTCCGATCCGGTCGACGGCGCGGCGCCGGAGAACGGGGCCGCTCCACCGCCCCCGGTCAACGGCGCCATCCCCACCCAGCGGGACCCGGACCGGGCGGATCCGTGA
- a CDS encoding L,D-transpeptidase family protein, which produces MATRRVSARLTGAVLAALVGGGLGAVALTPASAGAAVPAAVAVTTSVVTKAAAASCATGKYQKQVEGYLKQLGGYGTVTVDGKQSAADCAAIVKFQKRFGIQPAKGLAGPTTYDVAKRLAATKTSACKPKKKGITFCVDLTNQTTWVMKNGKLHTKPTVTRTGYAGYRTPAGTFSINKRTKKEWSDPYDVWLPYWQRFIGGRGFHQTTTYIHDKWRGSHGCVNLLESDAKLYYSIGKIGMTVKVFGRRPGT; this is translated from the coding sequence TTGGCAACGAGACGGGTTTCCGCCCGCCTCACCGGGGCCGTTTTGGCGGCTCTGGTGGGTGGCGGTCTCGGCGCTGTCGCGCTGACGCCGGCGAGTGCCGGTGCGGCCGTGCCGGCGGCCGTGGCCGTGACCACGTCGGTGGTCACGAAGGCGGCTGCCGCGTCGTGCGCGACCGGCAAGTACCAGAAACAGGTCGAGGGCTACCTCAAGCAGCTGGGCGGGTACGGCACGGTCACGGTCGACGGTAAGCAGTCCGCCGCCGACTGTGCCGCGATCGTGAAGTTCCAGAAGCGGTTCGGTATCCAGCCGGCCAAGGGGCTCGCCGGCCCGACCACCTACGACGTCGCCAAGCGACTGGCGGCGACGAAGACGTCGGCCTGCAAGCCGAAGAAGAAGGGCATCACCTTCTGCGTCGATCTGACCAACCAGACGACGTGGGTGATGAAGAACGGGAAGCTGCACACCAAGCCGACCGTCACCCGTACCGGGTACGCGGGATACCGCACCCCGGCGGGCACCTTCTCGATCAACAAGCGGACGAAGAAGGAGTGGTCCGACCCGTACGACGTGTGGCTGCCGTACTGGCAGCGCTTCATCGGCGGGCGGGGCTTCCACCAGACCACGACCTACATCCACGACAAGTGGCGCGGGTCGCACGGCTGCGTGAACCTGCTGGAGTCCGACGCCAAGCTGTACTACAGCATCGGCAAGATCGGTATGACGGTGAAGGTGTTCGGGCGCCGTCCCGGCACCTGA
- a CDS encoding CAP domain-containing protein has product MWKPSVVLGVGALALVAGGFAARAPVSVPAAVSYGETVSGRVAAPAGDPISGSRTVVTAASVSSSPQAPVQQQVLALANQHRRAAGCEPLSLDRRLIEAANRHAADMARRGYFDHESPRGEMAGTRVTDAGYVWSRYGENIARGQDSPYRVVNDWMESPGHRRNILDCRLDQTGVGLALSSGGTPYWVQELATPR; this is encoded by the coding sequence ATGTGGAAACCTTCGGTGGTGCTCGGTGTGGGCGCCTTGGCGCTGGTCGCGGGAGGATTCGCCGCTCGGGCGCCGGTGTCCGTGCCCGCCGCCGTCTCGTACGGGGAGACGGTCTCCGGGCGGGTCGCCGCCCCGGCCGGTGACCCGATCTCGGGGTCCCGGACCGTGGTCACCGCGGCGTCGGTCTCGTCCAGTCCGCAGGCCCCGGTGCAGCAGCAGGTCCTGGCGTTGGCCAACCAGCACCGGCGGGCCGCCGGCTGCGAGCCGCTCAGTCTGGACCGCCGGCTGATCGAGGCGGCCAACCGGCACGCCGCCGACATGGCCAGGCGCGGCTACTTCGACCACGAGTCACCGCGCGGCGAGATGGCCGGAACGCGGGTGACCGACGCGGGCTACGTGTGGAGCCGCTACGGGGAGAACATCGCCCGGGGGCAGGACAGCCCGTACCGGGTGGTGAACGACTGGATGGAGAGCCCCGGCCACCGGCGCAACATCCTGGACTGCCGCCTCGACCAGACGGGGGTGGGCCTGGCGCTGTCGTCCGGCGGGACCCCGTACTGGGTGCAGGAGCTCGCCACTCCCCGTTGA
- a CDS encoding chemotaxis protein CheW — protein MEGRHGEASAPALDAGVLALIFRAGPLFCALPLDEVAETMRPLETMPIAGTPPWVRGLTVLRGEPAPVLDVTRLLTGADGRIERYVAVRAGRGPVACATGPVLGVQEIRVSPPEGPSALVTGVARALVAGVGTIGADPLLLLRDFRAVPDAVWEAAGHAPEPVP, from the coding sequence GTGGAAGGGCGGCACGGCGAAGCATCGGCCCCGGCGCTGGACGCCGGAGTCCTCGCCCTGATCTTCCGGGCCGGGCCCCTCTTCTGCGCGCTGCCGCTGGACGAGGTCGCCGAGACCATGCGGCCGCTGGAGACCATGCCGATCGCCGGAACCCCGCCCTGGGTCCGCGGCCTGACCGTCCTGCGCGGCGAACCGGCGCCGGTGCTCGACGTGACCCGGCTGCTCACCGGCGCCGACGGCCGGATCGAGCGGTATGTGGCGGTGCGGGCCGGACGGGGCCCGGTCGCCTGCGCCACCGGGCCGGTGCTCGGTGTCCAGGAGATCCGGGTGTCCCCGCCGGAGGGGCCGTCGGCGCTGGTCACCGGCGTCGCCCGGGCGCTGGTCGCGGGGGTCGGCACGATCGGCGCCGATCCGCTGCTGCTGTTGCGCGACTTTCGTGCCGTGCCGGACGCGGTGTGGGAGGCCGCCGGGCACGCACCGGAGCCGGTCCCATGA
- a CDS encoding CheR family methyltransferase — translation MIGALSLTRFRELLQRRLGWTFADNDPGQTAAVLAARAKAHGLTDREYLDRLAGRRWTAEIAELAQALSITETYFFRHGDQFRVLRDTALPELIGKRAGQRVLRLFSVGCSSGEEAYSLAITAWPARPTPDWIISVLGVDANREMLHRAHAATYSPWSLRDTPEEVRRRWFRDTGDGLFRVHPDIAATVRFVEHNVAGDDPQLWHPARYDVIFCRNLLMYLTGEVADGLVRRMTRALTDGGYLFLGHTDSLGSHPKGLEPCHDGGTVYYRRQSAAPPVPAPEPAPAPAREPPPDSPAPAAGNRSRALGLLRDDRFAEALDLLGPDDMLLRGVLLAQLGRVAEARDTAHRLIDQGGPQPDAHHLLGVCHELDCAEQAAGQYRLAAYLDPDFAMPRLRMGLLARRHGDHRGAAAHLAPALELLPHEDEERVVLFGGGFGRLTLTTLCRTELEACEVRR, via the coding sequence ATGATCGGGGCGCTGTCGCTGACCCGGTTCCGGGAGCTGTTGCAGCGGCGGCTGGGATGGACGTTCGCCGACAACGACCCGGGACAGACCGCCGCCGTGCTGGCCGCACGGGCGAAGGCGCACGGGCTGACCGACCGGGAGTACCTGGACCGGCTGGCCGGCCGCCGCTGGACCGCGGAGATCGCCGAGCTGGCGCAGGCGCTGAGCATCACCGAGACCTACTTCTTCCGGCACGGCGACCAGTTCCGGGTGCTGCGGGACACGGCGCTGCCGGAGCTGATCGGCAAGCGGGCCGGGCAGCGGGTGCTGCGGCTGTTCTCGGTGGGCTGCTCGTCCGGCGAGGAGGCGTACTCCCTGGCCATCACCGCCTGGCCGGCCCGCCCCACCCCGGACTGGATCATCTCGGTCCTCGGCGTCGACGCCAACCGGGAGATGCTGCACCGGGCCCATGCCGCGACCTACTCCCCCTGGTCGCTGCGGGACACCCCCGAGGAGGTACGACGGCGCTGGTTCCGGGATACCGGCGACGGGTTGTTCCGGGTGCACCCGGACATCGCGGCGACGGTGCGGTTCGTCGAGCACAACGTGGCCGGCGACGACCCGCAGCTGTGGCACCCGGCCCGCTACGACGTGATCTTCTGCCGCAATCTGCTGATGTACCTGACCGGGGAGGTCGCGGACGGCCTGGTGCGCCGGATGACCCGGGCGCTGACCGACGGCGGCTACCTGTTCCTCGGGCACACCGACTCGCTCGGCAGCCACCCGAAGGGCCTGGAGCCGTGCCACGACGGCGGCACCGTCTACTACCGCCGGCAGTCCGCCGCCCCGCCCGTACCGGCGCCGGAACCCGCGCCGGCCCCGGCCCGCGAACCTCCGCCGGACAGCCCGGCGCCCGCCGCCGGCAACCGGTCACGGGCCCTCGGGCTGTTGCGCGACGACCGGTTCGCCGAGGCCCTCGACCTGCTCGGCCCGGACGACATGCTGCTACGCGGGGTGCTGCTGGCCCAGCTCGGCCGGGTCGCCGAGGCCCGGGACACCGCGCACCGGCTGATCGACCAGGGCGGGCCGCAGCCGGACGCGCACCACCTGCTCGGCGTCTGCCACGAACTGGACTGCGCGGAGCAGGCGGCCGGGCAGTACCGGCTGGCGGCGTACCTGGATCCGGATTTCGCCATGCCCCGGCTGCGGATGGGGCTGCTGGCCCGGCGGCACGGCGACCACCGGGGCGCGGCCGCGCACCTGGCGCCGGCGCTGGAGCTGCTGCCCCACGAGGACGAGGAGCGGGTCGTGCTGTTCGGCGGCGGGTTCGGGCGGCTGACGCTGACCACCCTGTGCCGTACCGAGCTGGAGGCGTGCGAGGTGCGGCGATGA
- a CDS encoding chemotaxis protein CheW has translation MTVAGRVARLREEFDRSFGEPARVLECGTVELLAVSAGDRPYALRLAEASGVHPDRPVTPLPTEVRALLGVAGFAGTVVPVYDLAALLGHPVPRRPRWLLLANGTPPLALAFHELDRHLRVPLTDVVEGLGGGGGPPGCLHGMVRLPDGHRPIVDLPAVRELVHRLTGHQSVPEEVR, from the coding sequence ATGACGGTGGCCGGCCGGGTGGCCCGGTTGCGCGAGGAGTTCGACCGGTCGTTCGGCGAACCGGCCCGCGTCCTCGAGTGCGGGACCGTCGAGCTGCTCGCGGTCAGCGCCGGTGACCGGCCGTACGCGCTGCGGCTCGCCGAGGCGTCCGGGGTGCACCCGGACCGGCCGGTGACGCCGCTGCCCACCGAGGTCCGGGCGCTGCTCGGGGTGGCCGGGTTCGCCGGCACGGTGGTCCCGGTCTACGACCTGGCGGCGCTGCTCGGCCACCCGGTCCCCCGGCGGCCCCGCTGGCTGCTGCTCGCCAACGGCACACCGCCGCTGGCGCTCGCCTTCCATGAGCTCGACCGGCATCTGCGGGTGCCGCTCACCGACGTGGTCGAGGGTCTCGGCGGCGGCGGCGGCCCGCCCGGCTGCCTGCACGGGATGGTGCGGCTGCCGGACGGCCACCGGCCGATCGTCGACCTGCCGGCCGTCCGGGAACTCGTCCACCGCCTGACCGGGCACCAGTCCGTCCCCGAGGAGGTCCGATGA